In one window of Cydia fagiglandana chromosome 1, ilCydFagi1.1, whole genome shotgun sequence DNA:
- the LOC134668455 gene encoding mitochondrial pyruvate carrier 2-like isoform X2 yields MSKLYKTVITACDRYVPNNLRPLWNHEAGPKTVFFWAPFFKWGLVIAGLGDLTRPVETLSIPQSVSLAATGIIWSRYSLVIIPKNYSLFSVNVFVACTSLYQLSRAVRHAQEQKKLKEN; encoded by the exons ATGTCTAAGCTCTACAAAACCGTTATCACTGCGTGCGACAGATATGTTCCTAACAACTTACGTCCGCTATGGAACCACGAAGCTG gaCCAAAAACAGTCTTCTTTTGGGCCCCTTTCTTCAAATGG GGTTTGGTGATTGCTGGACTAGGTGACCTCACTCGGCCCGTGGAGACCCTTTCCATCCCCCAATCTGTATCCCTGGCCGCCACCGGCATCATCTGGTCCCGGTACTCTCTCGTCATCATCCCTAAAAACTATAGCTTATTCTCTGTCAATGTGTTTGTGGCCTGCACTAGTCTGTACCAACTCAGTAGGGCTGTGAGACACGCGCAAGAGCAGAAAAAACTTAAGGAAAACTAG
- the LOC134668455 gene encoding mitochondrial pyruvate carrier 2-like isoform X1, protein MSKLYKTVITACDRYVPNNLRPLWNHEAGPKTVFFWAPFFKWSLVLTSLDEFRRPIETVSPSTAAALSATGLIWTRYCFVIKPVAHSLAVCNFSLGIANGVQCLRAMRHQYEKDQAAAVTAASE, encoded by the exons ATGTCTAAGCTCTACAAAACCGTTATCACTGCGTGCGACAGATATGTTCCTAACAACTTACGTCCGCTATGGAACCACGAAGCTG gaCCAAAAACAGTCTTCTTTTGGGCCCCTTTCTTCAAATGG AGCCTAGTCCTGACGTCCCTGGACGAGTTCCGGCGCCCCATCGAGACGGTGTCGCCGTCCACCGCGGCCGCGCTCAGCGCGACCGGCCTCATCTGGACGCGGTACTGCTTCGTTATCAAGCCGGTCGCTCATTCGCTGGCGGTGTGCAACTTTTCACTAGGGATAGCCAATGGTGTGCAGTGTCTTAGGGCTATGAGGCACCAGTACGagaaagatcaggctgcagcgGTTACCGCCGCATCTGAATAG
- the LOC134668438 gene encoding uncharacterized protein LOC134668438 codes for MGTSTMGSDLHSDKQDKLLKLQARKKELEQLLATKNEELYKLCVQEVQLTGIMPPEAPLSPEVPRERLNSVRSTDRSTDGNDVQDGSDNTSRRLRTAPGERLHDSDQNLRQNHTHRLSTPSISGMSTKSAHPRHIRRPETSCSNFFPSPPQERNPETFSMHTSHTYPALAGRHEPVTENMHNDVNQPPGYRHHTMTTEYMNKIYYNNAPEAHNVTRLRETHFSSSHPDITTHYTHYAAAPQPIAQQNGMRNNALLYQYASHLKAQSQHLAALPHHHQMQVQSKRRPEGSRRNTLQRTQTYHLTSHSDYNQHLENIMDAHRPPLPMYQHRSQPDIQEQPTDRMHVPTERPAVPNTLPLRERNARPMHVPLQVSTDEYIHERRGYPDALSPVSQLSGYSQGNFDSVSMNKFSPLSQDSKVREKQWYETSLDSPTKAEAPLLKKSSSLKRTSSIGNSQTYEIMISTGRHSAMQSPNQSHSPSVLSPTSSTLESPKNLTVIEQGKCIPYREETKPFEMSDFYKYSTKFRQAGPPKTQPAPMHSGYNKLPMELPQYAQGHWQGQSN; via the coding sequence ATGGGTACAAGCACGATGGGTAGCGATCTACACTCAGATAAGCAGGACAAGTTATTGAAATTGCAAGCTAGAAAGAAAGAATTAGAGCAGCTTTTAGCCACAAAGAACGAGGAATTGTATAAACTATGTGTTCAAGAAGTTCAACTAACAGGAATTATGCCACCCGAGGCGCCCTTGAGCCCCGAAGTGCCGAGAGAAAGACTAAACAGCGTACGTAGTACTGATAGATCAACTGATGGCAATGACGTCCAAGACGGCTCAGATAATACTTCCAGACGTCTCCGAACGGCTCCAGGAGAGCGTTTACACGATTCAGATCAGAATCTACGCCAAAACCACACGCACAGACTTTCTACGCCATCGATATCTGGTATGTCGACGAAAAGTGCACACCCAAGACATATACGGCGTCCAGAGACTAGCTGTTCTAATTTCTTTCCGTCCCCGCCTCAGGAAAGGAATCCAGAGACTTTTTCAATGCACACTTCTCACACCTATCCAGCATTAGCAGGAAGGCATGAACCAGTGACTGAGAACATGCACAATGATGTGAATCAGCCTCCCGGGTACAGGCACCACACTATGACCACTGAGTATATGAATAAAATTTACTATAACAATGCTCCCGAGGCTCACAATGTTACACGTCTACGGGAGACACATTTCAGCTCAAGCCATCCTGATATTACTACCCACTACACTCACTACGCAGCTGCTCCACAGCCAATTGCACAACAGAATGGTATGAGAAATAATGCTCTCTTATATCAGTATGCATCTCATCTGAAGGCCCAGAGTCAACATTTGGCAGCTCTTCCTCATCACCACCAAATGCAAGTTCAATCTAAAAGAAGACCTGAAGGTAGCCGGAGGAATACATTGCAGCGCACGCAGACCTACCATTTAACATCCCATAGCGATTACAATCAACACTTAGAGAATATCATGGACGCCCACAGGCCCCCCTTGCCAATGTACCAGCACCGATCTCAGCCAGACATTCAAGAGCAGCCTACTGATAGAATGCATGTGCCTACAGAAAGGCCTGCTGTTCCTAATACCTTGCCTTTGCGTGAACGAAATGCCAGACCCATGCATGTGCCCCTACAAGTATCCACAGATGAATATATCCATGAAAGAAGAGGTTATCCTGATGCACTGAGCCCTGTCAGCCAGTTATCAGGATATTCTCAAGGAAATTTTGACTCGGTCAGTATGAATAAATTTTCACCTTTATCTCAAGATTCTAAAGTCCGAGAGAAGCAGTGGTATGAGACCTCCCTGGACTCTCCAACAAAAGCTGAGGCACCTTTATTGAAGAAGAGTTCCAGCCTCAAAAGGACTTCAAGTATAGGTAATTCTCAAACTTATGAGATAATGATTTCCACTGGCCGCCATTCAGCTATGCAGAGCCCTAACCAGTCTCACAGTCCCTCCGTGCTATCACCCACCTCTTCTACCTTAGAATCTCCCAAGAACTTAACAGTCATTGAGCAAGGTAAATGCATACCATACAGGGAGGAGACAAAGCCTTTTGAAATGTCAGACTTTTATAAATACTCAACTAAGTTCCGTCAAGCCGGGCCTCCGAAGACTCAGCCGGCACCAATGCACTCAGGGTACAATAAGTTACCTATGGAGTTACCGCAGTATGCTCAGGGCCATTGGCAGGGACAAAGCAACTAA